A genomic stretch from Seriola aureovittata isolate HTS-2021-v1 ecotype China chromosome 13, ASM2101889v1, whole genome shotgun sequence includes:
- the heatr4 gene encoding HEAT repeat-containing protein 4 isoform X2 — translation MCVSESVTTESLDQDQDQDQDQTRRPQSDSSGSGADSCVAAQCVVLDGDHRGVIQRLLAQLFQEDQPPRSQDQPPDVQLVVSQLIFLSSQMTLVRSLVAERLNSSEPEGRLVACRTLCSLRGPFNKDVVHKLTHLMWSDPSERVRHAAADSLIKLGKEQNVHRHLRVKLEDGRGLQDRVEALKLISSLKLTTAKLLKSLVSCFKDESPAVRKQACVSAASLLLKDETVVSRLLELLENDPAREVRLSAIEAVGALGLSSADVQETLQSYVETEEDAELREAACRLLPVDNLHDFLLLDPECNGLVCRTITETLQEERCNAQLISLQVKRLCEGRIIADKVLLLEKLQNEKHKGRRLQRRVLCRLMSLLYRTDLYETPDDP, via the exons atgtgtgtttcagagagtGTGACCACGGAGAgcctggaccaggaccaggaccaggaccaggaccaaaCCAGACGACCACAGTCAG ATTCTTCAGGTTCAGGTGCTGACAGCTGCGTCGCTGCACAGTGTGTCGTCCTGGACGGAGACCACAGGGGAGTCATCCAGAGACTTCTGGCACAACTCTTCCAGGAGGACCAACCCCCACGCAGCCAGGACCAGCCTCCTGATGTCCAGCTGGTTGTTTCACAGCTCATCTTCCTCAGCAGCCAAATG ACTCTGGTGCGCTCCCTGGTGGCGGAGCGGCTGAACAGCTCTGAACCAGAGGGCAGACTCGTGGCCTGTCGCActctctgcagcctcagaggACCCTTCAACAAG GATGTTGTTCACAAACTGACTCACCTGATGTGGAGCGACCCGAGCGAGCGGGTTCGCCACGCTGCCGCAGACTCTCTGATTAAGCTGGGAAAGGAACAGAACGTTCACAGACACCTGAG GGTGAAGCTGGAGGATGGACGGGGGCTGCAGGACAGGGTGGAGGCTTTGAAGCTCATCAGCAGCCTGAAGTTAACGACGGCGAAGCTGCTCAAGTCTCTGGTTTCCTGCTTCAAAGACGAATCCCCTGCTGTCAGGAAACAGGCCTGTGTGTCGgctgcgtctctgctgctgaaggacGAGACG GTTGTGAGTCgtctgctggagctgctggagaacgACCCGGCGCGGGAGGTCCGACTGTCCGCCATCGAAG ctgtGGGTGCGTTAGGTTTGTCATCAGCAGACGTGCAGGAGACGCTGCAGAGCTACGTGGAGACTGAGGAGGATGCAGAGCTGCGTGAGGCTGCCTGCAGGCTGCTACCTGTGGACAACCTGCACGACTTCCTGCTGCTGGATCCTGAATGCAACGGTCTGGTCTGCAG GACGATAACAGAAACGCTGCAGGAGGAACGCTGCAACGCTCAGCTCATCAGTCTGCAG GTGAAGCGTCTGTGTGAGGGGAGAATCATCGCAgacaaagtgctgctgctggagaagctgcagaaTGAGAAACACAAGGGTCGCCGCCTCCAGCGCAGGGTGCTGTGCAGGCTGATGAGTCTGCTGTACAGGACTGATCTCTACGAGACGCCCGATGATCCCTGA
- the heatr4 gene encoding HEAT repeat-containing protein 4 isoform X1, whose translation MDSPGGSTVSGLTPAHTQRSQRLYQRFLTDAAAGLTFSPDAGTDPRTDGVLYIQADYNHLFRPTGVLRPAAKSRLYRPAPRLNHRQAPEELPAYGWLPRLLDSSESASHPPPQRRRLLQDSCMGTRVTEVKPVHKVAHKTHIVLNDSKSRHLQRRPPPARKATPTRTNKKSVTTESLDQDQDQDQDQTRRPQSDSSGSGADSCVAAQCVVLDGDHRGVIQRLLAQLFQEDQPPRSQDQPPDVQLVVSQLIFLSSQMTLVRSLVAERLNSSEPEGRLVACRTLCSLRGPFNKDVVHKLTHLMWSDPSERVRHAAADSLIKLGKEQNVHRHLRVKLEDGRGLQDRVEALKLISSLKLTTAKLLKSLVSCFKDESPAVRKQACVSAASLLLKDETVVSRLLELLENDPAREVRLSAIEAVGALGLSSADVQETLQSYVETEEDAELREAACRLLPVDNLHDFLLLDPECNGLVCRTITETLQEERCNAQLISLQVKRLCEGRIIADKVLLLEKLQNEKHKGRRLQRRVLCRLMSLLYRTDLYETPDDP comes from the exons ATGGATTCACCTGGAGGCTCCACAGTCTCCGGTTTAACCCCCGCTCACACACAGAGATCGCAGCGTCTCTACCAGAGGTTCCTGACTGATGCCGCCGCCGGCCTCACCTTCTCCCCTGATGCGGGGACGGATCCCAGGACTGACGGAGTCCTCTACATCCAGGCAGACTACAACCACTTATTCAGGCCCACCGGAGTCCTGAGACCGGCTGCCAAGAGTAGACTGTATAGACCGGCTCCAAGGCTGAACCACAGACAGGCTCCAGAGGAGTTACCAGCATATGGATGGTTGCCACGGTTACTGGACTCATCAGAGTCTGCGAGTCACCCCCCACCGCAGAGGAGACGACTGCTGCAGGACTCCTGCATGGGAACCAGAGTGACGGAGGTCAAACCGGTCCACAAGGTGGCTCATAAAACCCACATCGTCTTAAATGACTCAAAGTCCAGACACCTGCAGAGGCGGCCCCCCCCGGCCCGGAAGGCCACGCCCACACGCACCAACAAGA agagtGTGACCACGGAGAgcctggaccaggaccaggaccaggaccaggaccaaaCCAGACGACCACAGTCAG ATTCTTCAGGTTCAGGTGCTGACAGCTGCGTCGCTGCACAGTGTGTCGTCCTGGACGGAGACCACAGGGGAGTCATCCAGAGACTTCTGGCACAACTCTTCCAGGAGGACCAACCCCCACGCAGCCAGGACCAGCCTCCTGATGTCCAGCTGGTTGTTTCACAGCTCATCTTCCTCAGCAGCCAAATG ACTCTGGTGCGCTCCCTGGTGGCGGAGCGGCTGAACAGCTCTGAACCAGAGGGCAGACTCGTGGCCTGTCGCActctctgcagcctcagaggACCCTTCAACAAG GATGTTGTTCACAAACTGACTCACCTGATGTGGAGCGACCCGAGCGAGCGGGTTCGCCACGCTGCCGCAGACTCTCTGATTAAGCTGGGAAAGGAACAGAACGTTCACAGACACCTGAG GGTGAAGCTGGAGGATGGACGGGGGCTGCAGGACAGGGTGGAGGCTTTGAAGCTCATCAGCAGCCTGAAGTTAACGACGGCGAAGCTGCTCAAGTCTCTGGTTTCCTGCTTCAAAGACGAATCCCCTGCTGTCAGGAAACAGGCCTGTGTGTCGgctgcgtctctgctgctgaaggacGAGACG GTTGTGAGTCgtctgctggagctgctggagaacgACCCGGCGCGGGAGGTCCGACTGTCCGCCATCGAAG ctgtGGGTGCGTTAGGTTTGTCATCAGCAGACGTGCAGGAGACGCTGCAGAGCTACGTGGAGACTGAGGAGGATGCAGAGCTGCGTGAGGCTGCCTGCAGGCTGCTACCTGTGGACAACCTGCACGACTTCCTGCTGCTGGATCCTGAATGCAACGGTCTGGTCTGCAG GACGATAACAGAAACGCTGCAGGAGGAACGCTGCAACGCTCAGCTCATCAGTCTGCAG GTGAAGCGTCTGTGTGAGGGGAGAATCATCGCAgacaaagtgctgctgctggagaagctgcagaaTGAGAAACACAAGGGTCGCCGCCTCCAGCGCAGGGTGCTGTGCAGGCTGATGAGTCTGCTGTACAGGACTGATCTCTACGAGACGCCCGATGATCCCTGA